A portion of the Bacillus sp. es.034 genome contains these proteins:
- a CDS encoding MarR family transcriptional regulator, translating into MTEKQDTKQSLKLFIVLSRAFKALNEEINKNIQENGLNPTEFAVLELLYHKGDQPLQQIGGKILLASGSITYVVDKLEKKGYLKRVACPKDRRVTYAQITENGRGLIDDIFPNHENRIHELMSALSPDEKEETIQMLKKLGLSIKDLSY; encoded by the coding sequence ATGACAGAGAAACAAGATACAAAACAGTCGTTGAAACTTTTCATTGTCCTCTCCAGAGCTTTTAAAGCGTTAAATGAAGAGATAAATAAGAACATTCAAGAAAATGGTTTGAACCCTACAGAATTTGCCGTATTGGAGCTTCTGTATCATAAGGGAGACCAGCCTTTGCAACAAATTGGAGGTAAGATCCTGCTAGCCTCAGGCAGCATCACGTATGTAGTCGATAAGCTTGAAAAAAAGGGATATCTAAAGCGTGTTGCCTGTCCTAAGGATCGTCGGGTGACGTACGCCCAGATTACTGAAAATGGCAGAGGGTTGATCGATGATATTTTCCCGAACCATGAGAACCGGATACACGAATTGATGTCTGCGCTGTCTCCAGACGAAAAAGAAGAAACGATTCAAATGCTGAAAAAGCTTGGACTATCCATCAAAGATCTGTCCTACTAG
- a CDS encoding aspartyl-phosphate phosphatase Spo0E family protein gives MGRLLKQKWLLLKINHKRSEMVLMGVNLGLCAEETIKCSQQLDQLLNDYEKCTNNGGSQPVQESSSELGQYIKSLLKRTAS, from the coding sequence ATGGGTCGTTTATTAAAACAGAAGTGGCTATTATTGAAAATCAACCACAAGCGCTCGGAAATGGTATTAATGGGAGTGAATTTAGGTTTATGTGCTGAGGAGACAATCAAATGCAGCCAGCAATTGGATCAGCTGTTGAACGACTATGAAAAGTGCACAAATAATGGTGGATCTCAGCCAGTGCAAGAATCATCAAGCGAATTAGGGCAATACATTAAGAGTTTATTGAAACGCACTGCTTCTTGA
- a CDS encoding cupin domain-containing protein — MTTIHIQGKNQIIEHQEEVVNYLNEQGVIYEHWNMDKLDESLRDRYALTDDDKEAILSTFQEEIEDISARRGYQARDVISLSESTPNLEELLKNFQQEHHHTDDEVRFIVNGHGVFVIQGKDGDFFEVHLNPGDLISVPENIRHYFTLSDDKQVVAVRIFVTQEGWVPIY, encoded by the coding sequence ATGACAACGATACACATTCAAGGGAAAAATCAGATCATTGAGCACCAGGAAGAGGTAGTAAATTATTTAAATGAACAAGGGGTTATCTACGAACATTGGAACATGGATAAACTGGACGAATCATTAAGGGACCGATACGCTTTAACTGATGATGATAAAGAGGCCATTCTCTCCACCTTTCAAGAGGAGATAGAAGATATTTCTGCTCGCAGGGGGTATCAGGCAAGGGATGTGATTTCCCTTTCCGAAAGCACACCAAATCTTGAAGAACTATTAAAGAATTTCCAACAGGAGCATCATCATACGGATGATGAGGTACGATTTATAGTAAATGGACATGGTGTTTTCGTCATTCAAGGAAAGGATGGGGATTTCTTTGAGGTACATCTGAATCCGGGTGATTTAATTTCCGTTCCAGAAAACATCCGTCACTATTTCACTTTAAGCGATGATAAGCAAGTGGTCGCCGTCCGCATTTTCGTTACCCAGGAAGGCTGGGTACCAATCTATTAA
- a CDS encoding methylthioribulose 1-phosphate dehydratase, producing MKSYQSEWEELADIKRELADRDWFMGTSGNLAIRVGSTPVSFLVTASGKDKRKHTKEDFLLVNEKGDPLEETQLRPSAETLLHSHIFSGSSAGCSLHVHTVANNVISELYGDEGVITFRNQELIKAWDKWDEHDALSIPIIHNHAHIPTLADSFLPFINGDKGAVLIRNHGITVWGRTGFEAKKLLEACEFLFQYHLTLLSLTTTKSISKGGVKL from the coding sequence ATGAAGTCGTATCAATCCGAATGGGAAGAGCTCGCTGATATCAAAAGAGAATTGGCAGACAGGGACTGGTTTATGGGAACCAGCGGGAACCTGGCCATACGTGTGGGATCAACGCCTGTATCTTTCCTGGTAACGGCAAGCGGAAAGGACAAGCGAAAGCACACAAAAGAGGACTTCCTCCTTGTGAATGAAAAGGGTGATCCCTTGGAGGAAACCCAACTGCGTCCTTCAGCCGAAACCCTTCTCCACAGTCACATATTCAGTGGGAGTTCAGCGGGGTGCAGCTTACATGTCCATACTGTTGCCAACAATGTGATCAGTGAACTGTATGGGGATGAAGGTGTCATCACATTCAGAAACCAGGAACTGATTAAAGCCTGGGACAAATGGGATGAACATGATGCCCTCTCGATACCGATCATCCATAATCATGCGCATATCCCAACTTTAGCGGATTCCTTCCTCCCATTTATTAATGGAGATAAAGGGGCCGTACTCATTCGCAATCATGGAATTACCGTTTGGGGACGTACAGGATTTGAAGCTAAGAAACTATTGGAAGCGTGTGAGTTCCTGTTCCAGTACCACCTTACACTATTATCATTAACAACTACAAAATCCATTTCCAAGGGAGGAGTCAAATTATGA
- a CDS encoding 2-hydroxy-3-keto-5-methylthiopentenyl-1-phosphate phosphatase yields MSLPVIFCDFDGTVTETDNIISLMKAFAPPEWEPIKEDILNQSISIKEGVSKLFSLIPSSQKDEMIQYLMKTAVIREGFKEFVDYTKVNEIPLYIVSGGIDFFVHPLLKEFEPFKAVYCNEATFNASNITLHWPYPCDVHCENKGCGCCKPSILRALSLEDHEVIVIGDSVTDIEMAKLGDTVLAREYLARTCEEKGIPYHPFETFYDCIKVIDKGVTI; encoded by the coding sequence ATGAGTCTTCCAGTAATATTCTGTGACTTCGATGGGACAGTCACAGAGACAGATAATATCATTTCTTTGATGAAAGCCTTTGCCCCACCAGAATGGGAGCCTATAAAAGAGGATATTTTAAACCAGTCGATCTCGATCAAAGAAGGGGTAAGCAAGTTGTTCTCACTCATTCCTTCCTCACAGAAAGACGAGATGATCCAGTATTTGATGAAAACAGCGGTTATACGTGAGGGATTCAAGGAATTCGTGGACTATACAAAAGTCAATGAGATTCCTTTGTATATTGTAAGTGGGGGAATAGACTTCTTTGTTCACCCGTTACTGAAAGAATTTGAGCCTTTTAAGGCTGTATATTGTAACGAAGCAACCTTTAACGCTTCGAACATCACGCTTCATTGGCCATATCCATGTGATGTGCACTGTGAAAACAAAGGATGTGGATGCTGTAAGCCTTCCATTCTGAGGGCTTTATCCTTAGAAGATCATGAGGTGATTGTCATTGGGGACTCTGTTACAGACATCGAGATGGCGAAGCTTGGCGATACAGTACTCGCAAGGGAGTATCTGGCACGTACCTGTGAAGAAAAGGGAATCCCGTATCATCCATTTGAAACATTTTACGATTGCATAAAAGTGATAGATAAAGGAGTGACAATATGA
- a CDS encoding 2,3-diketo-5-methylthiopentyl-1-phosphate enolase, which yields MSEVIATYQLKGESGSFEKKAEGIALGLTVGSWTELPLLEQEQLRKYKGRVVSVEEKEEGSWGEVKIGYPSHNYSNDIPAILTTVFGKLSLDGEVKLLDLEFSEDLKRSFPGPRFGIEGIRELTGVHGQPLLMSIFKGVIGRDLTFLENQLRAQALGGVNVVKDDEILFDNSLTPFFERVRTGKKVLDDVLEETGKRTLYAVNLTGKTSQLRDKARKARELGADALLFNVFSYGLDVLQELREDPEISLPIMAHPAFAGAAAASPVYGVSYSLWLGKLLRMAGADFSLFPSPYGSVALEKSNVLSISHELTKDDEHLKRTLPVPSAGIHPALVPLLVKGFGTDCVINAGGGIHGHPDGASGGGRAFRQAIDAVLNGTSLQEAAETHEELEKALSLWGGEVKV from the coding sequence ATGAGTGAAGTGATTGCAACATATCAACTAAAGGGTGAGAGTGGTTCCTTCGAGAAAAAGGCAGAAGGGATTGCGTTAGGACTTACGGTCGGGTCATGGACGGAGCTGCCGCTACTGGAGCAGGAACAATTGAGAAAATACAAGGGCAGAGTCGTTTCAGTGGAAGAGAAGGAGGAAGGCTCATGGGGTGAGGTGAAGATTGGGTATCCCAGTCATAATTATTCCAATGATATCCCGGCCATCCTTACAACGGTATTCGGCAAGCTTTCCCTCGATGGAGAAGTGAAATTACTGGATTTGGAGTTCTCAGAAGACTTAAAAAGGTCATTTCCCGGTCCGCGTTTTGGGATAGAGGGCATCAGGGAATTAACAGGGGTTCATGGTCAACCACTGTTAATGAGCATCTTTAAAGGGGTGATCGGCAGGGATCTCACTTTCCTTGAAAATCAGTTAAGAGCTCAGGCCCTCGGCGGAGTCAATGTCGTAAAAGATGATGAAATATTATTTGATAATTCCTTGACTCCATTTTTTGAAAGAGTGAGAACAGGGAAAAAAGTGTTGGACGATGTATTAGAGGAAACCGGTAAGAGAACCTTGTATGCCGTAAATCTGACAGGGAAAACCTCACAGTTAAGAGACAAGGCAAGAAAAGCCAGGGAGCTTGGGGCAGATGCTCTTTTGTTCAATGTATTTTCATACGGTCTCGATGTACTGCAGGAATTGAGAGAGGACCCTGAGATTTCATTGCCGATCATGGCTCATCCTGCCTTTGCCGGGGCTGCTGCAGCATCTCCTGTATATGGGGTGAGCTACTCTTTATGGTTGGGTAAATTATTGCGGATGGCCGGGGCTGACTTTTCACTATTTCCATCTCCGTACGGAAGTGTGGCATTAGAGAAGAGCAACGTTCTATCCATAAGTCATGAATTAACGAAGGATGACGAACATTTGAAGAGAACATTGCCAGTTCCATCAGCAGGCATTCACCCGGCTCTTGTACCCCTATTGGTGAAAGGTTTCGGGACAGATTGTGTCATTAATGCCGGAGGAGGCATTCACGGTCACCCGGATGGTGCAAGTGGGGGAGGAAGGGCATTCCGTCAGGCAATCGATGCTGTTTTAAACGGAACGTCACTCCAGGAAGCAGCCGAAACCCATGAAGAACTGGAGAAAGCCCTGTCCCTATGGGGAGGGGAGGTAAAGGTGTAA
- a CDS encoding pyridoxal phosphate-dependent aminotransferase, whose translation MKHFEKAKRLESLPEQFFASLAGTVNAVLNEGHDVINLGQGNPDQPTPPHIVEKLTEAAQSPSNHKYPPFRGLSSFKEAIAAFYLREYGVKIDPETEVAVLFGGKAGLVEIPQCLLNPGDGVLVPDPGYPDYVSGVALAEASMIKMPLKEENGFLPDYRVHSREELERAKLMFLNYPNNPTGATATKSFFEATVELASKHDICVVHDFAYGAIGFDGQKPVSFLETEGAKDVGIEIYTLSKTYNMAGWRVGFAVGNESVIEAINLLQDHLYVSLFGAIQEAATTALLSSQDCVTELVATYEERRQLLISGLQGIGWDVKAPQGSFFAWLKVPEGFTSVEFSTYLLEKVKVAVAPGVGFGEYGEGYVRVGLLTTNERIKEAISRIESLELFHKKD comes from the coding sequence ATGAAACACTTTGAAAAAGCAAAACGCTTGGAATCATTACCGGAACAATTTTTCGCTTCCCTGGCAGGTACCGTGAATGCTGTTTTGAACGAGGGGCATGATGTCATTAATTTGGGACAGGGAAATCCGGATCAGCCGACCCCTCCACATATTGTGGAAAAATTAACAGAAGCGGCTCAATCTCCTTCTAATCACAAATATCCTCCATTTCGTGGTTTATCGAGCTTTAAAGAGGCAATCGCAGCTTTCTATTTGCGGGAATACGGTGTGAAGATAGATCCCGAAACCGAAGTAGCGGTTCTCTTTGGAGGAAAAGCAGGATTAGTGGAGATCCCTCAATGTTTATTGAACCCCGGGGATGGAGTATTAGTCCCGGATCCCGGTTATCCGGATTATGTATCGGGGGTCGCATTGGCAGAAGCCAGTATGATTAAGATGCCGTTAAAAGAGGAAAATGGGTTTCTCCCGGACTATCGTGTGCATTCCCGTGAAGAATTGGAAAGGGCGAAATTGATGTTCCTCAATTACCCCAATAATCCAACCGGTGCAACGGCCACAAAATCCTTTTTTGAAGCCACGGTGGAACTTGCGTCAAAGCATGATATTTGTGTAGTGCATGACTTTGCTTATGGTGCGATCGGTTTCGACGGACAGAAGCCTGTGAGTTTTCTTGAAACGGAGGGTGCAAAGGATGTCGGGATTGAGATATATACATTATCGAAGACCTATAATATGGCAGGCTGGAGAGTCGGTTTTGCCGTTGGGAATGAGAGTGTCATTGAAGCGATCAATCTCCTCCAGGATCATCTTTACGTAAGCCTGTTCGGAGCGATCCAAGAAGCAGCTACTACGGCTTTACTGAGTTCCCAGGATTGCGTAACGGAACTGGTTGCCACATATGAAGAACGAAGACAGCTCCTGATCTCGGGTCTACAGGGTATTGGGTGGGATGTAAAAGCCCCACAAGGTTCCTTCTTTGCCTGGCTTAAGGTGCCGGAAGGGTTCACATCTGTTGAGTTCTCAACGTATTTACTTGAAAAAGTCAAAGTGGCCGTTGCTCCTGGTGTAGGCTTTGGTGAATATGGAGAAGGGTATGTACGGGTCGGTCTTTTAACGACAAATGAACGGATAAAAGAGGCGATTTCCCGTATAGAAAGTTTAGAATTATTTCACAAAAAGGATTGA
- a CDS encoding carbon-nitrogen family hydrolase, with product MIQKVGLAQMDIVFGNPEENKVRVEQWVKKAKEEGCGTVVLPELWSTGYDLTRIDEIADEEAEDSSSFLTSLSKKYSIHIIGGSVANKSTDGVRNTLLVTDANGVLVKRYSKLHLFKLMNEHHYLLPGEEDGAFSLDDTMMAGLICYDIRFPEWFRKHVLMGAKIVFVVAEWPAARIDHWQTLLRARAIENQCFVVACNRVGSDPDNEFGGSSLIIGPWGEILAKGTQSEQLVFAEINLQEVDRVRKQIPIFQDLRPDFY from the coding sequence ATGATTCAAAAGGTTGGTCTCGCCCAGATGGATATTGTGTTTGGCAATCCTGAAGAAAACAAGGTGAGAGTGGAACAGTGGGTCAAAAAAGCAAAGGAAGAGGGATGCGGTACCGTCGTTCTTCCCGAACTGTGGTCGACAGGTTATGATCTGACACGGATAGATGAGATCGCAGATGAGGAGGCCGAAGATTCTTCCTCCTTCCTGACTTCCCTGTCAAAAAAATATTCCATTCACATCATAGGTGGCTCTGTTGCCAATAAATCAACAGACGGGGTTAGAAATACACTCTTGGTGACGGATGCAAATGGCGTGTTGGTGAAACGGTATTCAAAGCTTCACTTATTCAAACTAATGAATGAACATCACTATTTACTCCCTGGAGAGGAAGACGGGGCGTTCTCACTTGATGATACTATGATGGCAGGACTCATTTGTTACGATATCCGGTTTCCTGAATGGTTCAGGAAACATGTCCTAATGGGAGCGAAGATCGTCTTTGTGGTGGCTGAATGGCCGGCTGCAAGAATAGATCACTGGCAGACTCTCTTAAGGGCACGTGCAATTGAAAATCAATGCTTTGTGGTTGCATGTAACCGTGTGGGGAGTGATCCTGACAATGAATTTGGCGGCTCATCCCTTATCATCGGCCCATGGGGGGAAATCCTTGCAAAAGGAACTCAAAGTGAACAGCTGGTCTTTGCTGAAATCAATTTACAGGAAGTAGATAGGGTCCGGAAACAAATCCCGATCTTTCAAGATCTGAGACCGGACTTTTATTAG
- the mtnK gene encoding S-methyl-5-thioribose kinase: protein MAITKLNTYQPLTEQSAIAMAVNVGIFEDGSLLTCEEIGDGNLNLVFHVVERDSDKGIIIKQALPYAKVVGESWPLTIERARIEASALHLQRSFVGDLVPEVYHSDPSLAVTVMEDLSNLTIARAGLINGNKYPRLSDDIGTFLANTLYFTSDYALHPFKKKEYVKEFSNPELCKITEDLVFTDPFFNSETNEFEEELSGDVQQLWDDFTVKLEVAKLKKSFLTEGEALLHGDLHTGSIFVDDQHTKVIDPEFAFYGPIGFDIGQFIANLIFQVIASPGEKEPILHHIENTWNVFSATFSRHWKESGDAYTKVNGYLEYVLEKSFQDSIGFAGCECIRRTIGLAHVDDLESIEDKEQRVKAKRSCINLGKKLIVNRKHILSIEEFLTLVRSYSE, encoded by the coding sequence ATGGCAATCACTAAGCTCAATACGTATCAACCACTGACGGAACAGTCGGCCATCGCTATGGCCGTGAATGTAGGAATATTTGAAGACGGTTCACTTTTAACTTGTGAAGAAATCGGGGATGGGAACCTTAATCTGGTTTTTCATGTAGTGGAAAGGGATTCAGATAAAGGAATCATCATCAAACAGGCACTCCCCTATGCAAAGGTTGTAGGTGAAAGCTGGCCACTTACGATCGAACGGGCAAGAATTGAAGCGAGTGCCCTACACCTTCAGCGATCATTTGTAGGCGACCTCGTACCGGAAGTGTATCATTCTGATCCATCCCTTGCCGTCACAGTGATGGAGGATTTAAGCAACCTCACAATCGCACGTGCAGGCCTGATCAATGGGAATAAGTACCCCCGGTTATCAGACGACATTGGTACATTTCTTGCAAATACACTGTACTTTACGTCTGATTATGCCCTTCATCCATTTAAGAAAAAAGAATATGTGAAGGAATTTTCCAACCCTGAGCTATGCAAAATCACGGAGGACCTGGTATTCACGGATCCTTTTTTCAACAGTGAAACGAATGAGTTTGAGGAGGAATTATCAGGGGATGTGCAGCAATTATGGGATGATTTTACTGTAAAACTCGAGGTGGCGAAGCTCAAAAAGAGTTTCCTGACAGAAGGGGAAGCCCTGCTCCATGGAGACCTCCATACGGGCAGTATCTTTGTGGATGACCAACATACAAAAGTCATTGACCCTGAATTTGCTTTTTATGGGCCGATCGGTTTCGATATCGGTCAGTTTATTGCAAACCTTATTTTCCAAGTGATCGCGAGTCCAGGTGAAAAGGAACCCATCCTGCACCATATCGAAAATACTTGGAATGTTTTCTCTGCTACGTTCTCCAGGCATTGGAAGGAAAGTGGCGACGCGTATACGAAGGTGAATGGATACCTTGAGTATGTATTGGAGAAGAGCTTTCAGGACAGCATCGGTTTTGCAGGATGCGAATGCATCAGAAGGACAATCGGTCTTGCACATGTGGATGACCTCGAGAGCATCGAAGATAAAGAGCAAAGAGTAAAGGCCAAGCGGTCTTGCATCAACCTTGGAAAAAAATTGATTGTAAATCGGAAACACATTCTTTCCATTGAAGAGTTTCTGACTTTAGTACGGTCATATTCTGAATAA
- the mtnA gene encoding S-methyl-5-thioribose-1-phosphate isomerase, translating to MTHSPTIPTSIEWHEDHLLILNQQKLPNTVEYLTLTNITDYYDAIVSLKVRGAPAIGITAAYGLAHAASHYETDNLTEFNHLFRRDKEYLADSRPTAVNLVWALNRLERVLTNAQSVNEAKTNLLHSAIQIHTEDEAVCRMIGEHALDALDDKRKIMTICNAGSIATSKYGTALAPFHLGRERGIGFQVYACETRPVLQGARLTAWELQQSGVDVTLITDSMAAHTIKQKGVEAVIVGADRISANGDTANKIGTSMLAILCHHYNIPFYVAAPSSTFDLTSRTGDDIPIEERGPDEITTMGGSMIAPEHVPVYNPAFDVTSHELITGIITEKGVLYPRFQESIQRTINLA from the coding sequence ATGACACATTCACCGACCATTCCAACTTCAATCGAGTGGCATGAAGATCATTTACTGATTCTTAATCAACAAAAGCTGCCGAACACTGTGGAATATCTGACGCTTACGAACATTACAGACTATTACGACGCCATCGTCTCTCTCAAAGTGAGAGGTGCCCCGGCAATCGGGATCACAGCCGCCTATGGATTGGCACATGCTGCTTCCCATTATGAAACAGACAATCTGACAGAATTCAATCACCTATTCAGGAGGGATAAAGAATACCTGGCTGATTCAAGGCCGACGGCAGTCAATCTGGTCTGGGCATTGAATCGGTTGGAACGAGTTCTGACCAATGCACAATCCGTTAATGAAGCCAAGACCAATCTGCTTCATTCTGCCATCCAGATCCATACGGAGGATGAGGCAGTATGCAGAATGATCGGTGAACACGCATTGGATGCATTGGATGACAAGAGGAAGATCATGACCATCTGTAATGCTGGATCCATTGCCACAAGTAAATATGGAACGGCACTTGCCCCCTTTCACTTAGGCAGGGAAAGGGGTATAGGATTTCAAGTATACGCCTGTGAAACACGCCCGGTCCTTCAGGGCGCCCGACTCACTGCCTGGGAGCTTCAGCAATCAGGAGTCGACGTGACCCTCATTACAGACAGCATGGCCGCCCATACTATAAAGCAGAAGGGTGTGGAGGCCGTGATCGTCGGCGCCGACCGGATTTCTGCGAATGGGGATACAGCGAACAAAATCGGTACGTCCATGCTTGCAATCCTATGCCATCATTACAACATACCATTCTACGTGGCTGCCCCTTCTTCGACATTCGATCTCACCTCGAGAACCGGTGACGATATCCCGATTGAAGAAAGAGGACCAGACGAAATCACGACGATGGGTGGCTCTATGATCGCACCCGAACACGTTCCTGTTTATAATCCCGCTTTTGATGTGACTTCCCATGAGTTGATCACCGGCATCATCACCGAAAAGGGCGTGCTGTATCCACGTTTTCAAGAAAGCATTCAACGGACTATAAACCTGGCATAA
- a CDS encoding metalloregulator ArsR/SmtB family transcription factor, with protein MQLSKQIAFHKSMGDPTRIKIVYLLAEESLHVGAIAGKLGLTAPTISHHLTKLKECNLVYSRKEKNTVYYYLNKKVLSHHGDVLHRFAQEEKGDRTMSEKLVKEKQKVKNNFLEKNGRIKNIPAQQKKKLFILEHLVEGLKVGEKYKESEVNEYILQFHEDFATLRREFIIHQFMYRENGIYEVNPKEIWASTKLSE; from the coding sequence GTGCAATTAAGTAAACAGATCGCGTTTCATAAATCGATGGGGGATCCGACCCGCATCAAAATCGTTTATTTATTGGCAGAAGAAAGTTTGCACGTAGGGGCCATAGCCGGAAAGCTCGGACTTACTGCGCCCACGATCTCCCATCATTTGACGAAACTGAAAGAGTGCAATCTTGTTTATTCACGGAAAGAGAAAAACACGGTTTACTACTATTTGAATAAAAAAGTATTAAGTCATCACGGGGATGTTCTGCACAGGTTTGCTCAAGAAGAGAAAGGGGACAGGACTATGTCGGAGAAGTTAGTGAAAGAAAAACAGAAAGTGAAGAATAATTTTCTGGAGAAAAATGGACGAATCAAAAATATTCCCGCCCAACAAAAGAAAAAACTATTTATTCTTGAACATCTCGTGGAAGGTCTGAAGGTGGGGGAAAAGTATAAGGAAAGTGAGGTGAATGAGTACATTCTACAATTCCATGAAGATTTCGCCACCTTGAGGAGAGAGTTCATCATCCATCAGTTCATGTATCGGGAAAACGGCATTTATGAGGTGAATCCGAAGGAAATATGGGCATCTACAAAACTATCAGAATAA
- a CDS encoding methylated-DNA--[protein]-cysteine S-methyltransferase: MTIETIVIHSPIGNLKLMADPTQLLSVQFVEEEACIETDHPILIRAQEQILEFFKGDRRAFDLPLKIEGTEFQKEVWNILKEIPYGETWSYQDVAQAIQRPRAVRAVGQANKANRFPVIIPCHRVIGKNKTLTGYAGKKIDKKETLLLLER, encoded by the coding sequence ATGACCATTGAAACGATTGTAATCCACAGTCCCATTGGGAATTTGAAGCTTATGGCCGATCCGACTCAATTGCTTTCTGTGCAGTTTGTTGAGGAAGAAGCTTGCATCGAAACGGATCATCCCATTTTGATAAGAGCACAGGAACAGATCCTGGAGTTTTTTAAGGGTGATAGAAGAGCATTTGATCTCCCTTTGAAAATCGAAGGGACCGAGTTTCAAAAGGAAGTATGGAATATCCTCAAGGAAATACCTTATGGCGAAACCTGGTCGTATCAGGATGTAGCACAAGCCATCCAGAGACCGAGAGCGGTCCGGGCTGTGGGGCAGGCGAATAAAGCCAACCGTTTTCCCGTTATCATCCCTTGCCACCGTGTCATTGGGAAAAATAAGACACTCACCGGTTATGCAGGTAAGAAAATAGACAAGAAAGAAACGTTACTTTTATTAGAAAGATAA